From a single Miscanthus floridulus cultivar M001 chromosome 8, ASM1932011v1, whole genome shotgun sequence genomic region:
- the LOC136471006 gene encoding uncharacterized protein → MQIVPRSILGVGRVGSDLLRLCRWRCPPEFARRDAPIMASASAHLNLDRLSRSIYKPWSLIPFACNTTKCMDTDNLRTKATDESHIYFTSVLTNSSHRDGTIYKNKLIQKEFEGDIADRAETRLEPMMFPKATERCLPNAENCMYHFPQQIFQFFSVRLSKSPIGNGPIQLYGYIAARDERDGMLNYVVNYSRDDPIVVHQGDLIEMTGPKRCIAMDYIVLIEFDMRIKNEAMEDDDQQLIDGAISCSCYNYRAAWKPVVNRITGSSGAVDVSLAVVDQAVEATIEVVISQVLSGLNLSLSSFVEVMDVYEEIKLFNGKISQSGSLRRFVVSVSHGTTMLLMFKVGNNVQGSLHGCASRQMKFQAKLHGRASRQIKLKFATISVKVTWSTI, encoded by the exons ATGCAAATCGTCCCACGATCTATTCTTGGGGTCGGCAGAGTTGGCTCCGATCTGCTTCGCTTGTGCCGGTGGCGGTGTCCTCCAGAGTTTGCGCGACGAGATGCTCCAATCATGGCGTCTGCATCAGCTCATCTAAATCTGGATCGTCTTTCTAG GTCTATTTACAAACCTTGGAGTCTTATCCCATTCGCCTGTAACACTACCAAATGCATGGACACAGACAATCTGAGGACAAAGGCAACCGATGAGTCACATATATATTTCACAAGTGTCCTAACAAATAGCAGCCACCGTGATGGCACTATATACAAGAATAAGCTTATACAGAAAGAATTTGAAGGTGATATTGCTGACCGTGCTGAGA CTCGGTTGGAGCCAATGATGTTCCCGAAGGCCACGGAAAGGTGCTTACCCAATGCGGAAAATTGTATGTACCATTTTCCACAGCAGATATTCCAATTTTTCTCGGTGCGGCTGTCGAAAAGTCCTATTGGCAATGGCCCAATACAATTATATGGATACATAGCAGCACGGGATGAGAGGGATGGCATGCTTAACTATGTTGTAAATTATAGCAGGGATGATCCCATCGTCGTGCACCAG GGTGATCTCATTGAAATGACTGGCCCCAAAAGATGTATCGCAATGGATTACATTGTTCTAATAGAGTTTGACATGAGGATTAAGAATGAAGCGATGGAGGACGATGATCAGCAACTGATTGATGGAGCCATATCATGTTCATGCTACAATTATAGAGCAGCATGGAAACCAGTAGTAAATCGCATTACTGGCAGTTCTGGAGCTGTCGACGTATCTTTAGCTGTTGTTGACCAAGCAGTGGAAGCCACAATAGAAGTTGTTATATCACAAGTACTGAGTGGTTTAAATTTATCTTTAAGTTCCTTTGTTGAAGTTATGGATGTCTATGAAGAAATCAAGCTTTTTAATGGCAAGATTAGTCAGTCAGGGTCTCTCAGAAGGTTTGTTGTTTCTGTTTCGCATGGTACTACGATGCTCTTGATGTTCAAGGTAGGTAACAATGTGCAAGGCAGTCTACATGGATGTGCCAGTCGACAGATGAAGTTTCAAGCTAAGCTACATGGACGTGCCAGTCGACAGATAAAGCTTAAATTCGCTACTATTTCGGTGAAGGTGACTTGGTCCACTATTTGA